In the genome of Diaphorobacter sp. HDW4A, the window CTATGGCGTCAGCGAGCGGTACTACCTGTGCATGGAAGTCGTTGCTCGCAAACGCTGAGAGGTCAGGATTTCTCTGTGATTTCACCTAAACGCAGCAGCGTCTGACTGAGCAGCGCCCGCAGCGCAGCGGGACGCACCGGCTTGAACAGCATCGCCCAGCCGCGTTCGGCCGCATTGCGGCGCAGAGCCACGTCGCGCTCGGCCGTCACCAGAATCACCTGCGGCGACTGTTGCCAGATGGCCGAAAGCTCGCCATACAGGTCGGGGCCGAAATACGCACCCATGCGCACGTCGAGCAGCACCAGTTGCGGCGCGTGGCCCCGGTTCGCGAAATCGAGCGCGGCCTGCGGTCCACCCGCGAACGGCACCTCGCAGCCCCAGCGTTCGAGCAATGCGCCGGTGGCCGCGCAGCTTGGCGCGTCGTCGTCGATGTACCAGGCGCGCAGGCCCTGAAGCGGCATGTCTGCGCGGGCCTCGGGTTGCTTGGCGGCAGCTGTCGCGTCGGCCTGATGCGGTTGCTGCGCGGCCAGCGGCACGCTGACCCAGAAGGTGCTGCCCCGGCCCAATTCGGAGACAAGGCCGATCTCGTGGCCGAGCAGCTTGCCCAGCCGTTCGACGATGGCCAGCCCCAGCCCCGCGCCGCGGTCCTGGTCGTGGCCTTCGTTGAGACGACGAAACTCTTCGAAGATCTCGCGCTGCAGGCTCTTGGGAATGCCCGGGCCCTGATCGTGTACTTCGATGCGCAGGTGATCGCCGCGCCGCCTGCAGCCGATCAGCACGCGGCCCTTGGGCGTGTAGCGGATCGCGTTGGACAGCAGGTTCTGCAGGATGCGGCGCAGCAGCGCCTCATCGCTGTGGACGACGTAGCGCGAGCCCACGGCGGTGAGCTTCAATCCACGGCTTTCCGCGATGATGCCGAAGTTGTGCTGCATCACCTGCAGGAGCGGGCCGAGCGTGAAGTCGCGCACATGCACGTCGAGCTGGCCCGACTCCATGCGCGAGATGTCGAGCAGGCTGTTGAGAATGCCGTCCTGTGCGGTGAGCGCGCCGTCGATGCTGTCGGCCACGTGGCGCGCTGTGTCGTCGTGCAGATGGCTGCGCAGGAGCGAGCTGAACATGCGCGCGGCGTTCAGCGGCTGTAGCAGGTCGTGCACGGCGGCGGCGACGAAGCGGGTCTTGTAGCGGTTGGCCGATTCGGCCTCGCGTTTCGCTTGGTCGAGATCGCGCGTACGCTCGGCGATGCGCTGTTCCAACGTGTCGGCCAGCGAGCGTAATTCGCGCGCGGCGTTCTTATAGCTGGTGATGTCGGCATAGCTCGTGACGAAGCCCCCATCGGGCATGGGATTGCCGCGTATTTCAAGCACCGTGCCGTCGCTCTTGGCGCTTTCGTGCAGATGGCTCGTGCCTTCGCGCAGATGGTCGAGGCGGCGCTGAATCGCCTCTTCGCTGGGGTTGGGTCCGATCAGTCCGCGCCGCGCGTTGTGGCGGATCAGCGCCTCGACGGGCGCGCCCACGCGCATGAGCTCGGGCGGAAAGCGGAACAGCTGCACATAGCGCGAATTCCAGGCCACCAGATTCAGATCCGCATCGATCACCACTACGCCCTGGGGCAGATGCTGCAGGCTGCGTGAGAGGCCGGTGTCGGCCTGCTTGGCGGCCTGCAGAATGCCGTCCTGCGCGGTGCGCAGCTCCTGCGCATGCTGGTGCAGCACGGTCTCCAGTTCCTGGCGGCTGCGCTGGCGCAGGTTGGACAGACGCTGGCGCTGGCGCACATACAGCACCAGCATCGCGAGCGCGAGCCAGATGCCCGCTGCAGCCACCGCCGCCCAGCGGCTGGCGATCGTGCTGCTTTGCGTGTTGTGAAGCAGATGCAGATGCCATTTCGAGTCGGGCAGCTGAACCGTCTGCCAGAGCATGGGCTGCGACAGCGAAGGCTCCTTGAAGCGCGCGAGCGTGCCGCCGTCGGCCACCTCTTTTTCGATGCTGAACTGCAGCGGTCGCAGTTCCTGGTCGGCATATTGGCGCGTCGCGTTGAGCTCGCCCTGGTCTTTGGGCGAGAGCGGCGCGAGCAATCGATAACGCCAGTCATCGTGATTGGCGAGAAACACCACGTCGTGCGCATCGGAGGCAAATACGATGTCGCTGGTCTGCAGCCAGCCGCGCTCCAGCTCGATCAGCAGGATCTTGATGGCGATGAGGCCCACGATGTTGCTCTCGTCATCGACGATGGCGCGCGAGAGAAAGTAGCCCGCCTCGCCGGTCGTCATACCGATGCCGTAGAAGCGCCCACGGCCCTCGGCGATGGCCTGCGTCACGTAGGGGCGGTAGCTGTAGTCCTCACCCACG includes:
- a CDS encoding PAS-domain containing protein; its protein translation is MPSSRRRIVWTVVAVLAGMLVCMLLASQYALHRSLQEESRTVERQLSLYAQELSQRIDRYRTLPEVLALDPQLRAALTHPLTSAEVDQLNRKLEAANGASHSSTLTLINVRGRALAASNWRDERSNVGEDYSYRPYVTQAIAEGRGRFYGIGMTTGEAGYFLSRAIVDDESNIVGLIAIKILLIELERGWLQTSDIVFASDAHDVVFLANHDDWRYRLLAPLSPKDQGELNATRQYADQELRPLQFSIEKEVADGGTLARFKEPSLSQPMLWQTVQLPDSKWHLHLLHNTQSSTIASRWAAVAAAGIWLALAMLVLYVRQRQRLSNLRQRSRQELETVLHQHAQELRTAQDGILQAAKQADTGLSRSLQHLPQGVVVIDADLNLVAWNSRYVQLFRFPPELMRVGAPVEALIRHNARRGLIGPNPSEEAIQRRLDHLREGTSHLHESAKSDGTVLEIRGNPMPDGGFVTSYADITSYKNAARELRSLADTLEQRIAERTRDLDQAKREAESANRYKTRFVAAAVHDLLQPLNAARMFSSLLRSHLHDDTARHVADSIDGALTAQDGILNSLLDISRMESGQLDVHVRDFTLGPLLQVMQHNFGIIAESRGLKLTAVGSRYVVHSDEALLRRILQNLLSNAIRYTPKGRVLIGCRRRGDHLRIEVHDQGPGIPKSLQREIFEEFRRLNEGHDQDRGAGLGLAIVERLGKLLGHEIGLVSELGRGSTFWVSVPLAAQQPHQADATAAAKQPEARADMPLQGLRAWYIDDDAPSCAATGALLERWGCEVPFAGGPQAALDFANRGHAPQLVLLDVRMGAYFGPDLYGELSAIWQQSPQVILVTAERDVALRRNAAERGWAMLFKPVRPAALRALLSQTLLRLGEITEKS